A genomic region of Pseudorca crassidens isolate mPseCra1 chromosome 10, mPseCra1.hap1, whole genome shotgun sequence contains the following coding sequences:
- the KBTBD8 gene encoding kelch repeat and BTB domain-containing protein 8 isoform X2, whose protein sequence is MFTSGLTESTQKEVRIVGVEAESMDLVLNYAYTSRVVLTEANVQALFTAASIFQIPSIQDQCAKYMISHLDPQNSIGVFIFADHYGHQELGDRSKEYIRKKFLCVTKEQEFLQLTKDQLISILDSDDLNVDREEHVYESIVRWFEHEQNEREVHLPEIFAKCIRFPLMEDTFIEKIPPQFAQAIAKSYVEKGPSSTNGCTQRLGMTASEMIICFDAAHKHSGKKQTVPCLDIFTGRVFKLCKPPNDLREVGILVSPDNDIYIAGGYRPSSSEVSIDHKAENDFWMYDHSTNRWLSKPSLLRARIGCKLVYCCGKMYAIGGRVYEGDGRNSLKSVECYDSRENCWTTVCAMPVAMEFHNAVEYKEKIYVLQGEFFLFYEPQKDYWGFLTPMTVPRIQGLAAVYKNSIYYIAGTCGNHQRMFTVEAYDIELNKWTRKKDFPCDESINPYLKLVLFQNKLHLFVRATQVTVEEHVFRTSRKNSLYQYDDITDQWMKVYETPDRLWDLGRHFECAVAKLYPQCLQKVL, encoded by the exons ATGTTCACTAGCGGCCTTACAGAAAGCACTCAAAAAGAAGTTCGAATCGTCGGTGTTGAAGCTGAGTCGATGGATTTAGTGTTGAACTATGCCTATACCTCCAGAGTTGTTCTGACAGAGGCCAATGTTCAAGCCTTGTTCACTGCAGCTAGCATCTTCCAGATTCCCTCCATCCAGGACCAATGTGCTAAGTACATGATCAGTCATTTGGACCCACAGAATTCTATTGGAGTCTTCATCTTTGCTGATCATTATGGTCATCAGGAACTCGGAGATCGATCTAAAGAATACATTCGTAAAAAGTTCCTGTGTGTCACCAAAGAACAAGAGTTTCTTCAGTTGACGAAAGACCAACTGATAAGTATCCTAGACAGTGACGACTTAAACGTAGACCGGGAAGAGCATGTTTATGAGAGCATTGTAAGGTGGTTTGAACATGAACAGAATGAAAGAGAAGTGCACCTTCCAGAAATTTTTGCCAAATGCATACGTTTTCCTCTGATGGAAGACACCTTTATAGAGAAAATTCCACCTCAATTTGCACAGGCTATAGCCAAAAGCTATGTGGAAAAGGGACCATCCAGTACCAATGGCTGTACACAGAGACTTGGAATGACTGCATCGGAAATGATCATATGTTTTGATGCTGCCCACAAACACTCAGGAAAGAAGCAAACAGTGCCTTGTCTAGATATATTCACAGGAAGAGTGTTCAAACTATGCAAACCACCAAATGATCTAAGAGAAGTTGGGATTCTCGTATCACCAGATAATGATATTTACATAGCAGGAGGGTACAGGCCAAGCAGTAGTGAGGTCTCCATCGACCACAAGGCAGAAAATGATTTCTGGATGTATGACCATTCCACTAATAGGTGGCTATCCAAACCGTCCTTGCTTCGAGCCAGAATAGGCTGCAAACTGGTGTATTGCTGTGGTAAGATGTATGCAATCGGAGGGCGAGTTTATGAAGGCGATGGGAGAAACTCACTAAAATCTGTGGAGTGCTACGACAGCAGAGAGAATTGCTGGACGACCGTTTGTGCCATGCCTGTTGCTATGGAGTTTCATAATGCTGTGGAGTACAAAGAGAAGATCTATGTTTTACAGG gagAATTTTTCCTCTTCTATGAGCCTCAGAAAGACTACTGGGGTTTCTTAACCCCCATGACTGTGCCTAGAATCCAGGGCTTAGCAGCTGTATACAAGAACTCTATCTACTACATAGCTGGAACCTGTGGAAATCATCAGCGGATGTTTACTGTAGAAGCCTATGATATTGAGCTCAATAAATGGACTCGTAAGAAGGACTTTCCTTGTGATGAGTCCATAAACCCATACCTTAAACTGGTACTTTTCCAGAATAAACTCCATTTATTTGTTCGAGCTACTCAAGTGACCGTTGAAGAACATGTCTTCAGAACCAGCAGAAAAAATTCTCTTTACCAATATGATGACATCACTGACCAATGGATGAAAGTGTATGAGACCCCAGATCGGCTCTGGGACCTTGGCCGGCATTTTGAATGTGCTGTTGCTAAACTCTATCCTCAGTGTCTTCAGAAAGTACTTTAA
- the KBTBD8 gene encoding kelch repeat and BTB domain-containing protein 8 isoform X1: MAASADLSKSSPTPNGIPSSDTANDAMDPFHACSILKQLKTMYDEGQLTDIVVEVDHGKTFSCHRNVLAAISPYFRSMFTSGLTESTQKEVRIVGVEAESMDLVLNYAYTSRVVLTEANVQALFTAASIFQIPSIQDQCAKYMISHLDPQNSIGVFIFADHYGHQELGDRSKEYIRKKFLCVTKEQEFLQLTKDQLISILDSDDLNVDREEHVYESIVRWFEHEQNEREVHLPEIFAKCIRFPLMEDTFIEKIPPQFAQAIAKSYVEKGPSSTNGCTQRLGMTASEMIICFDAAHKHSGKKQTVPCLDIFTGRVFKLCKPPNDLREVGILVSPDNDIYIAGGYRPSSSEVSIDHKAENDFWMYDHSTNRWLSKPSLLRARIGCKLVYCCGKMYAIGGRVYEGDGRNSLKSVECYDSRENCWTTVCAMPVAMEFHNAVEYKEKIYVLQGEFFLFYEPQKDYWGFLTPMTVPRIQGLAAVYKNSIYYIAGTCGNHQRMFTVEAYDIELNKWTRKKDFPCDESINPYLKLVLFQNKLHLFVRATQVTVEEHVFRTSRKNSLYQYDDITDQWMKVYETPDRLWDLGRHFECAVAKLYPQCLQKVL, translated from the exons ATGGCCGCGTCGGCAG ATTTAAGTAAGTCTTCCCCAACACCGAATGGGATTCCATCTTCAGACACAGCCAACGATGCCATGGACCCCTTCCATGCTTGCAGTATTCTAAAGCAACTCAAAACAATGTACGATGAAGGACAGCTGACAGACATTGTAGTGGAAGTGGATCACGGGAAAACATTTTCCTGTCATAGAAACGTTCTTGCTGCAATCAGCCCTTACTTCAG ATCCATGTTCACTAGCGGCCTTACAGAAAGCACTCAAAAAGAAGTTCGAATCGTCGGTGTTGAAGCTGAGTCGATGGATTTAGTGTTGAACTATGCCTATACCTCCAGAGTTGTTCTGACAGAGGCCAATGTTCAAGCCTTGTTCACTGCAGCTAGCATCTTCCAGATTCCCTCCATCCAGGACCAATGTGCTAAGTACATGATCAGTCATTTGGACCCACAGAATTCTATTGGAGTCTTCATCTTTGCTGATCATTATGGTCATCAGGAACTCGGAGATCGATCTAAAGAATACATTCGTAAAAAGTTCCTGTGTGTCACCAAAGAACAAGAGTTTCTTCAGTTGACGAAAGACCAACTGATAAGTATCCTAGACAGTGACGACTTAAACGTAGACCGGGAAGAGCATGTTTATGAGAGCATTGTAAGGTGGTTTGAACATGAACAGAATGAAAGAGAAGTGCACCTTCCAGAAATTTTTGCCAAATGCATACGTTTTCCTCTGATGGAAGACACCTTTATAGAGAAAATTCCACCTCAATTTGCACAGGCTATAGCCAAAAGCTATGTGGAAAAGGGACCATCCAGTACCAATGGCTGTACACAGAGACTTGGAATGACTGCATCGGAAATGATCATATGTTTTGATGCTGCCCACAAACACTCAGGAAAGAAGCAAACAGTGCCTTGTCTAGATATATTCACAGGAAGAGTGTTCAAACTATGCAAACCACCAAATGATCTAAGAGAAGTTGGGATTCTCGTATCACCAGATAATGATATTTACATAGCAGGAGGGTACAGGCCAAGCAGTAGTGAGGTCTCCATCGACCACAAGGCAGAAAATGATTTCTGGATGTATGACCATTCCACTAATAGGTGGCTATCCAAACCGTCCTTGCTTCGAGCCAGAATAGGCTGCAAACTGGTGTATTGCTGTGGTAAGATGTATGCAATCGGAGGGCGAGTTTATGAAGGCGATGGGAGAAACTCACTAAAATCTGTGGAGTGCTACGACAGCAGAGAGAATTGCTGGACGACCGTTTGTGCCATGCCTGTTGCTATGGAGTTTCATAATGCTGTGGAGTACAAAGAGAAGATCTATGTTTTACAGG gagAATTTTTCCTCTTCTATGAGCCTCAGAAAGACTACTGGGGTTTCTTAACCCCCATGACTGTGCCTAGAATCCAGGGCTTAGCAGCTGTATACAAGAACTCTATCTACTACATAGCTGGAACCTGTGGAAATCATCAGCGGATGTTTACTGTAGAAGCCTATGATATTGAGCTCAATAAATGGACTCGTAAGAAGGACTTTCCTTGTGATGAGTCCATAAACCCATACCTTAAACTGGTACTTTTCCAGAATAAACTCCATTTATTTGTTCGAGCTACTCAAGTGACCGTTGAAGAACATGTCTTCAGAACCAGCAGAAAAAATTCTCTTTACCAATATGATGACATCACTGACCAATGGATGAAAGTGTATGAGACCCCAGATCGGCTCTGGGACCTTGGCCGGCATTTTGAATGTGCTGTTGCTAAACTCTATCCTCAGTGTCTTCAGAAAGTACTTTAA